The proteins below are encoded in one region of Salvelinus fontinalis isolate EN_2023a chromosome 10, ASM2944872v1, whole genome shotgun sequence:
- the waif2 gene encoding wnt-activated inhibitory factor 2 — MGRKTTWKYYCGDVLGGVLPILKGQCLCLSAAVFVCLFLLFSSVRAGDECPLSCICARDSGTVTCRDNEDTELPGDIPAWATTLILRGNNISTLPGGAFSSNNGTKLKLTTLSLSHNGIMVIEADAFTGLPRLRLLDLSHNRLVFISDRAFHSLQELRSLYLNDSLLAPAVAQLSNALDGDILCNLHRLDLSGNRLKTIPISRLDAFNLHTLVLTNNSIENIGKENISSLYRQKQVRVYLSLNPFRCNCELESFYFWLKNSSQCVDAARLLCAEPDAKKGIPIERLRGEDVDCLNENLEAVSYVFLGIVLALIGIVFLMVLYLNRRGIKRWLNNIRDACRDQMEVYHYRYEQDSDPRLANVAV, encoded by the coding sequence ATGGGAAGGAAAACGACATGGAAGTATTATTGTGGTGACGTTTTAGGAGGCGTTCTTCCTATTCTGAAAGGCCAGTGTCTTTGTTTATCAGCGGcggtgtttgtctgtttgttcttGTTGTTTTCTTCTGTCAGAGCAGGGGATGAGTGTCCGTTGTCCTGTATCTGTGCCAGAGACTCCGGGACAGTGACCTGCCGTGACAACGAGGACACCGAGTTACCGGGAGACATACCTGCGTGGGCGACCACGTTAATACTCAGGGGGAACAACATCTCAACCTTACCGGGTGGAGCGTTCTCCTCGAATAACGGGACGAAACTCAAGCTAACGACCCTCTCACTGTCACATAATGGAATCATGGTGATCGAGGCTGATGCTTTCACAGGACTCCCACGGTTGCGTTTGCTGGATTTGAGCCACAATCGGTTGGTGTTCATCTCAGACCGGGCGTTTCACAGTCTGCAGGAGCTACGCTCTCTTTACCTGAATGACTCGCTCCTCGCACCGGCTGTGGCGCAGCTCTCCAATGCATTGGATGGAGATATTTTATGCAACCTCCACCGGCTAGATCTATCTGGTAACCGGTTGAAAACCATACCAATTTCAAGGTTAGATGCATTCAACCTCCACACTTTAGTTTTAACCAATAACTCAATCGAGAACATTGGTAAAGAGAACATCTCCAGTTTGTACCGTCAAAAGCAAGTGCGCGTATATTTATCACTAAACCCGTTCAGGTGTAACTGTGAGCTGGAGTCGTTCTACTTCTGGTTAAAGAACTCTTCTCAGTGCGTGGACGCTGCGCGCCTCCTGTGCGCCGAGCCTGATGCCAAGAAAGGGATTCCAATAGAGCGGTTACGCGGTGAGGACGTGGATTGTCTCAATGAGAACTTAGAGGCGGTGTCCTACGTGTTTCTAGGGATAGTCCTGGCGCTGATCGGTATAGTATTCCTCATGGTGCTCTATCTAAACCGGAGAGGAATCAAACGGTGGCTCAACAACATCCGCGATGCGTGCCGCGACCAGATGGAAGTGTATCATTACAGGTACGAGCAGGACTCCGATCCCCGGTTGGCTAACGTCGCTGTTTAA